In a single window of the Holophagales bacterium genome:
- a CDS encoding sigma-54-dependent Fis family transcriptional regulator codes for MTLFATRHRGLAAELERLERSLDSDATVLLLGAPGTGKDRLARLLHSRSARAAAPFVRIDLAALSDDLFDSELFGHERGAFTGAVAGKPGLLEGADGGTLYLDRIDVLTPRAQGKMLRVLEERVFRRVGGTRENRVDARFVASAAPDLPRRVRTGEFREDLYYRLAVLTVKLPALAERRGDVLPAARALLREAGGPFAFTPAAVKALRSHPFRGSFRELENVVRRAVLEARARGADAVDEPHLGLLSASDPEAILTAASRSGWTLRRLTDAYVALVLDEAGGNVAEAARRLGVARKTLYARK; via the coding sequence GTGACGCTCTTCGCCACGCGCCACCGCGGCCTCGCCGCAGAGCTCGAGCGGCTCGAGCGGAGCCTCGACTCCGACGCCACCGTCCTCCTCCTCGGCGCCCCCGGCACCGGCAAGGACCGTCTCGCCCGCCTCCTCCATTCCCGCTCGGCGCGCGCGGCCGCGCCCTTCGTCCGCATCGACCTCGCCGCCCTCTCCGACGACCTCTTCGACAGCGAGCTCTTCGGGCACGAGCGCGGCGCCTTCACCGGAGCGGTGGCGGGCAAGCCGGGCCTCCTCGAAGGCGCGGACGGCGGCACCCTCTACCTCGACCGCATCGACGTCCTCACGCCGCGCGCCCAGGGAAAGATGCTGCGCGTCCTCGAAGAGCGCGTCTTCCGGCGCGTCGGCGGCACGCGCGAGAACCGCGTCGACGCCCGCTTCGTCGCCTCCGCCGCGCCCGACCTGCCGCGCCGCGTCCGCACGGGCGAGTTCCGCGAAGACCTCTACTACCGCCTCGCCGTCCTCACGGTGAAGCTCCCCGCCCTCGCCGAGCGCCGGGGCGACGTCCTTCCCGCCGCCCGCGCCCTCCTGCGCGAGGCGGGCGGCCCCTTCGCCTTCACCCCGGCGGCCGTCAAGGCCCTGCGCTCGCACCCCTTCCGGGGGAGCTTTCGCGAGCTGGAGAACGTCGTCCGGCGCGCCGTTCTCGAGGCGAGAGCCCGCGGCGCCGACGCCGTCGACGAGCCCCACCTCGGCCTCCTCTCGGCCTCCGACCCCGAGGCCATCCTCACCGCGGCCTCCCGCTCCGGCTGGACCCTGCGCCGCCTCACCGACGCCTACGTCGCCCTCGTCCTCGACGAAGCCGGCGGCAACGTCGCCGAAGCCGCCCGGCGCCTCGGAGTCGCCCGAAAGACCCTCTACGCCCGGAAATAG
- the rsfS gene encoding ribosome silencing factor yields the protein MQRSVQALLDKKAEKLVVLNLKTLNAFAEYFVLASATNERQCQAMSDAVELAMKAEGRRTYSHEGYSKGAWILLDYGDVVFHLFHEEARRFYGLERLWGDAPEETQAFTKTT from the coding sequence ATGCAGCGCTCCGTCCAGGCGCTCCTCGACAAGAAGGCCGAGAAGCTCGTCGTCCTCAACCTGAAAACGCTCAACGCCTTCGCCGAGTACTTCGTCCTCGCCTCCGCCACCAACGAGCGGCAGTGCCAGGCGATGTCCGACGCGGTGGAGCTGGCGATGAAGGCCGAGGGGCGGCGCACCTACTCCCACGAGGGCTACAGCAAGGGCGCGTGGATCCTCCTCGACTACGGCGACGTCGTCTTCCACCTCTTCCACGAGGAGGCCCGGCGCTTCTACGGGCTCGAGCGCCTCTGGGGCGACGCCCCGGAAGAGACCCAGGCCTTCACGAAGACCACCTGA
- a CDS encoding TraR/DksA family transcriptional regulator, with protein MPRGPGRTRSRSTAVVSSCDRKSSSATSRATARSPTKRWTSRRRTWSTAPPPPTRASSLSPSPEADRKALLLIEQALLRIDQGTYGVCVHCQGVVQDKRLEAVPWARHCLECQEMQDKGLL; from the coding sequence CTGCCGAGAGGTCCGGGAAGGACCCGTTCGAGAAGTACCGCGGTCGTCTCCTCGTGCGACAGGAAGAGCTCATCCGCGACATCTCGCGCAACCGCGAGGTCACCGACGAAACGGTGGACGAGCAGGCGCAGGACATGGTCGACCGCGCCACCTCCGCCTACACGCGCGAGTTCGCTTTCTCCCTCTCCGGAGGCCGACCGCAAGGCCCTCCTCCTCATCGAGCAGGCGCTCCTCAGGATCGACCAGGGCACCTACGGCGTCTGCGTCCACTGCCAGGGCGTCGTCCAGGACAAGCGGCTCGAGGCCGTTCCCTGGGCCCGGCACTGCCTCGAGTGCCAGGAGATGCAGGACAAGGGCCTGCTCTGA